One window from the genome of Actinoplanes teichomyceticus ATCC 31121 encodes:
- a CDS encoding glycosyl hydrolase, with translation MKRSTLRKTVLTLTALVAGFGAATATPAQAAQAADAGCRTGAKLVPTCGVLWGGAAGGFTSAPRDKALKDWEKASGRTATIFHQYHKGNEPFPTKAEIAMTEDAAHPRVLLENWKIAYGSTWAKVAKGEQDKRIDAFAARAKAYGKKFFLALNHEPENDVVARAGSGMQAKDFAAMYRHTIERLRAKGVTNVVNVLAYMGNEKWMAQSWWKDLYPGDDVVDWVGLDSYVSVEKGYYHFGDFGDLLDRKPKGGALGFYDWATTKHASKPLMIAEWGAYHRVGKRADKSFVYDSVLAELKKRPAIKAIVHFDTKHDDEGDRDISIDSTSSSLSAFRKLAANPIFNVKLG, from the coding sequence GTGAAGCGCTCGACGCTGCGTAAGACCGTACTGACGCTGACCGCTCTCGTCGCCGGATTCGGCGCCGCGACGGCCACGCCGGCACAGGCCGCGCAAGCCGCCGACGCCGGGTGCAGGACCGGCGCCAAGCTGGTCCCGACCTGTGGTGTTCTCTGGGGCGGCGCCGCCGGTGGATTCACCAGCGCGCCGCGCGACAAGGCACTGAAGGACTGGGAGAAGGCGAGCGGCCGGACCGCCACCATCTTCCACCAGTACCACAAGGGCAACGAGCCGTTCCCGACCAAGGCCGAGATCGCGATGACCGAGGACGCCGCGCACCCCCGGGTGCTGCTGGAGAACTGGAAGATCGCGTACGGCTCGACCTGGGCCAAGGTCGCCAAGGGCGAGCAGGACAAGCGGATCGACGCGTTCGCGGCGCGGGCCAAGGCGTACGGCAAGAAGTTCTTCCTGGCCCTCAACCACGAGCCGGAGAACGATGTGGTGGCGCGGGCCGGCTCCGGCATGCAGGCCAAGGACTTCGCGGCGATGTACCGGCACACCATCGAGCGGCTGCGCGCCAAGGGCGTGACGAACGTGGTCAACGTGCTGGCGTACATGGGCAACGAGAAGTGGATGGCGCAGTCCTGGTGGAAGGACCTCTACCCCGGTGACGACGTCGTCGACTGGGTCGGCCTGGACTCGTACGTCTCGGTGGAGAAGGGCTACTACCACTTCGGCGACTTCGGTGACCTGCTCGACCGCAAGCCCAAGGGCGGCGCGCTCGGCTTCTACGACTGGGCCACCACCAAGCACGCCAGCAAGCCGCTGATGATCGCCGAGTGGGGCGCGTACCACCGCGTGGGCAAGCGTGCCGACAAGTCGTTCGTCTACGACAGCGTGCTGGCCGAGCTGAAGAAGCGTCCCGCGATCAAGGCGATCGTGCACTTCGACACCAAGCACGACGACGAGGGCGACCGCGACATCAGCATCGACAGCACCAGCTCCTCGCTGTCGGCGTTCCGCAAGCTGGCCGCCAACCCGATCTTCAACGTGAAGCTCGGCTGA
- a CDS encoding DUF6493 family protein, which produces MILSWEILQRHARRGHRARIVALLAGATEQHRLALAGDVEAGIRRAERNAWWRADVNPNPGYALAVIGCMPTAARAAALLSRGAMQAWTRVGPDRFLEVARLRQVPWLGELGRRLAERIPLRDADQHLWPMIAELLRAGGAEPPVRENVVRAWLANLLEPVSGRRGGRSALGARLRDDPLRDSLLPALFECDGLGADLAGGSWDATAARWDPTPRVPAVIADLVADGVLARKTVLDLTLDRLARGGRAPQLRPFALLHDALEPTLDELSSHVLDYARLLPEAPGPVATLAQKALRAVDDAGRLELSTLLEASAPTLLRAEKTLVTAQLSWLERVARRHPGRAGEVLETVAAGFGHPALDVQERALTLIGRRAGGLDRASVARIADAAAALSGDLPARAAELFGTAVPAPAGIRGPGPAAPPAEMPPPIATPAELAEELAALCHEQTAVRWERVLAGLVALYTTAGPPALAAALRPVLDRYPGHFADAGGNESSPLMYLGLAIRCATGARTLRSRRQRLVTSVRAAWQDGRRGGPDSPLAATPDGVLALRLAEAAVQLSSTLVPVTVATPTHVTGGLDAAVLLERLRRAEAEGWQPWPVDFEQALLRLPRRTDPAVAAAATRLTSPAGRQFAAWLAAGGLPDPISSRFEQHPSGYRHTWYSPLTRRVVAAVRPARDGGLRLERQLLTVTPGAEPDGWPRTFHECGDVLAMVLPQHREVAAAWALPELAALADQEQRAGAALLPLLAECSGPVGPALAYGLAYALGARHQQDRVAAVDAFCTLAAGPEPFAPAVGAALADLCADATVKLSRLVPALAGAHRGGASAAVWDILTAVLPVLLPTARRGLPDLLELSTQVAGTVRAAGTDYAAGTGQASATDQEAGTGDAAGAVQAGRAGAGAPIPGLAEVAARPGSTRLVKEARRLQTVLTS; this is translated from the coding sequence ATGATCCTGAGCTGGGAGATCCTGCAGCGGCACGCCCGGCGCGGGCACCGGGCCCGGATCGTCGCGCTGCTGGCCGGCGCCACCGAACAGCATCGTCTCGCTCTGGCCGGCGACGTCGAGGCGGGCATCCGGCGCGCCGAGCGCAACGCCTGGTGGCGCGCCGACGTCAACCCCAACCCGGGGTACGCGCTGGCCGTGATCGGCTGCATGCCGACCGCCGCCCGCGCGGCGGCGCTGCTGTCGCGCGGCGCCATGCAGGCCTGGACCCGGGTCGGCCCGGACCGGTTCCTGGAGGTCGCCCGGCTCCGGCAGGTGCCCTGGCTGGGCGAGCTGGGCCGGCGGCTCGCCGAGCGGATCCCGCTGCGCGACGCCGACCAGCACCTGTGGCCGATGATCGCGGAGCTGCTGCGGGCCGGCGGGGCCGAGCCACCGGTCCGGGAGAACGTGGTCCGCGCCTGGCTGGCGAACCTGCTGGAACCGGTCTCCGGGCGGCGCGGCGGCCGGTCGGCGCTCGGCGCGCGGCTGCGCGACGACCCGTTGCGCGACTCGCTGCTGCCCGCTCTGTTCGAGTGCGACGGCCTCGGCGCCGACCTGGCCGGCGGCTCGTGGGACGCCACGGCCGCGCGGTGGGACCCCACGCCGCGGGTCCCGGCGGTCATCGCGGACCTGGTCGCCGACGGCGTGCTGGCCCGCAAGACCGTTCTGGACCTGACCCTCGACCGCCTGGCCCGTGGCGGCCGGGCACCTCAGCTGCGCCCGTTCGCGCTGCTGCACGACGCGCTGGAACCGACTCTCGACGAGCTGTCCAGCCATGTCCTCGACTACGCCCGGCTGCTGCCCGAGGCTCCCGGCCCGGTGGCCACGCTGGCGCAGAAGGCGCTGCGGGCGGTCGACGACGCCGGGCGGCTGGAGCTGTCGACCCTGCTGGAGGCCAGCGCGCCGACCCTGCTGCGCGCGGAGAAGACCCTGGTCACGGCGCAGCTGTCCTGGCTGGAGAGGGTCGCGCGCCGGCACCCGGGCCGGGCCGGCGAGGTGCTGGAGACGGTCGCCGCCGGGTTCGGCCATCCGGCGCTGGATGTGCAGGAACGGGCGCTGACCCTGATCGGCAGGCGGGCCGGCGGCCTGGACCGGGCGAGCGTGGCCCGGATCGCCGACGCGGCCGCCGCGCTCTCCGGCGATCTGCCGGCCCGGGCCGCCGAGCTGTTCGGCACGGCCGTCCCGGCGCCGGCCGGCATCCGCGGGCCGGGTCCGGCCGCCCCGCCGGCCGAGATGCCACCGCCCATCGCCACCCCGGCGGAACTCGCCGAGGAGCTGGCCGCGCTGTGCCACGAGCAGACCGCGGTCCGCTGGGAGCGGGTGCTGGCCGGCCTGGTCGCGCTCTACACCACCGCGGGTCCGCCGGCACTGGCCGCCGCGCTGCGGCCGGTCCTCGACCGGTACCCGGGCCACTTCGCCGACGCCGGCGGCAACGAATCCTCCCCGCTGATGTACCTCGGCCTGGCGATCCGCTGCGCGACCGGCGCCCGCACGCTGCGCTCCCGCCGGCAGCGGCTGGTGACCTCGGTGCGTGCGGCGTGGCAGGACGGCCGCCGCGGCGGGCCGGACTCACCGCTGGCCGCCACCCCCGACGGCGTGCTGGCCCTGCGGCTCGCCGAGGCGGCGGTCCAGCTGAGCAGCACCCTGGTGCCGGTGACGGTCGCCACCCCGACCCATGTGACCGGCGGTCTGGACGCGGCGGTGCTGCTGGAACGGCTGCGCCGGGCCGAGGCGGAGGGCTGGCAGCCGTGGCCGGTGGACTTCGAACAGGCGCTGCTGCGGCTGCCCCGGCGAACCGATCCGGCGGTCGCCGCCGCCGCGACGCGACTGACTTCCCCGGCCGGGCGCCAGTTCGCCGCCTGGCTGGCCGCCGGGGGCCTGCCCGATCCGATCAGCAGCCGGTTCGAGCAACATCCGTCCGGCTACCGGCACACCTGGTATTCCCCGCTCACCCGGCGGGTGGTGGCCGCCGTGCGCCCGGCCCGCGACGGCGGGCTGCGCCTGGAGCGTCAGTTGCTCACCGTCACCCCGGGAGCCGAGCCGGACGGCTGGCCGCGGACGTTCCACGAGTGCGGCGACGTGCTGGCGATGGTGCTGCCCCAGCATCGGGAGGTGGCCGCGGCCTGGGCGCTGCCCGAACTGGCCGCGCTGGCCGACCAGGAGCAGCGCGCGGGTGCGGCGCTGCTGCCGCTGCTCGCCGAGTGCTCCGGCCCGGTCGGTCCGGCCCTGGCCTACGGCCTCGCCTACGCCCTGGGCGCCCGCCACCAGCAGGACCGCGTCGCGGCGGTGGACGCTTTCTGCACCCTGGCAGCCGGTCCGGAGCCGTTCGCGCCAGCGGTCGGCGCGGCCCTGGCCGACCTCTGCGCCGACGCGACGGTGAAACTCTCCCGCCTGGTGCCGGCCCTGGCCGGCGCGCACCGGGGCGGCGCTTCGGCCGCCGTCTGGGACATCCTGACCGCCGTCCTGCCGGTGCTGCTGCCCACCGCCCGGCGCGGGCTGCCCGACCTGCTGGAACTGTCCACCCAGGTGGCCGGCACGGTCCGGGCGGCCGGCACGGACTACGCCGCCGGAACGGGCCAGGCGTCCGCGACGGACCAGGAAGCCGGCACGGGTGACGCCGCCGGAGCGGTGCAGGCGGGCCGGGCCGGCGCGGGCGCGCCGATCCCGGGGCTGGCCGAGGTCGCCGCCCGGCCCGGCTCCACCCGTTTGGTCAAGGAGGCGAGGCGGTTGCAGACGGTCCTGACCTCCTGA
- a CDS encoding APC family permease, translating to MSETGRTEQNTRKLGTWSVFVIAVSAMTPLTVVAGALPLGYGEVKEKGIPVAYVLVAAVLAIFTVGLTAMARHVPNSGAFYAYAAKGLTRPAGVGTALIALLAYNAMQIGLYGAFGVAAHNAAAIFGLEMSWIVWALLGWVAITGLGLRRIDVNARVLTVLVGAEVLIVLVLDAVMVGHPAGGSVTFDTVNPALIATAGGVSLLVGAVAGMVGFEAPLVYAAEARDPRRTVARAIFMTLGVAAILYGGSAWAMSVVAGPDRIVEVAAEYLNDLFFVLPDPYLPAAITDLARVFFATSLFAAMLAFHHTVARYALTVAREGVLPPALARTRDDVPVAASLAQSGLALVVLLVFAALVLNPTTDLFFFGTVSGGLGVLALMTIASLAVLRFFRRDPHGETRWRRSVAPWIATVFLVLMLLLSVAFFGDLLDSDNPVKVWLPPLAFLLLFVGGVGWGRRLRRDRPAVYAAIGGGLPPEGAPAAAGADSDHRG from the coding sequence GTGTCGGAGACGGGGCGCACCGAGCAGAACACCCGCAAACTCGGCACCTGGTCGGTGTTCGTCATCGCGGTCTCCGCGATGACGCCACTCACCGTCGTGGCCGGGGCGCTTCCCCTCGGGTACGGGGAGGTGAAGGAGAAGGGCATCCCGGTCGCGTACGTCCTGGTGGCCGCGGTGCTGGCGATCTTCACGGTCGGGCTCACCGCGATGGCGCGGCACGTGCCCAACAGCGGAGCCTTCTACGCGTACGCGGCCAAGGGCCTGACCCGCCCGGCCGGCGTCGGCACCGCGCTGATCGCGCTGCTGGCCTACAACGCCATGCAGATCGGGCTGTACGGGGCGTTCGGCGTGGCCGCGCACAACGCGGCGGCGATCTTCGGGTTGGAGATGTCCTGGATCGTCTGGGCGCTGCTGGGCTGGGTGGCGATCACCGGTCTCGGGCTGCGGCGCATCGACGTCAACGCCCGCGTCCTGACCGTCCTGGTCGGTGCCGAGGTGCTGATCGTGCTGGTGCTCGACGCGGTCATGGTGGGCCATCCGGCCGGCGGCTCGGTCACCTTCGACACCGTCAACCCCGCGCTGATCGCCACCGCCGGCGGGGTGTCGCTGCTGGTCGGCGCGGTCGCCGGGATGGTCGGCTTCGAGGCGCCGCTGGTGTACGCGGCGGAGGCCCGCGACCCGCGCCGTACGGTCGCCCGCGCGATCTTCATGACGCTGGGCGTCGCCGCGATCCTGTACGGCGGGTCCGCCTGGGCGATGTCCGTGGTCGCCGGGCCGGACCGGATCGTCGAGGTCGCCGCCGAGTACCTCAACGACCTGTTCTTCGTGCTGCCCGACCCGTACCTGCCGGCCGCGATCACCGACCTGGCCCGGGTGTTCTTCGCGACCAGCCTGTTCGCCGCGATGCTCGCCTTCCACCACACGGTCGCCCGGTACGCGCTGACCGTCGCCCGCGAGGGCGTGCTCCCGCCGGCGCTGGCCCGCACCCGTGACGACGTGCCGGTCGCCGCCTCACTGGCCCAGTCCGGGCTGGCCCTCGTGGTGCTGCTGGTCTTCGCGGCGCTGGTGCTGAACCCGACGACCGACCTGTTCTTCTTCGGTACGGTCTCCGGCGGCCTCGGCGTGCTCGCCCTGATGACCATCGCGTCACTCGCGGTGCTGCGGTTCTTCCGGCGCGACCCGCACGGCGAGACGCGCTGGCGCCGCTCGGTGGCGCCGTGGATCGCGACGGTCTTCCTGGTGCTGATGCTGCTGCTGTCGGTGGCGTTCTTCGGCGACCTGCTGGACTCCGACAACCCGGTCAAGGTGTGGCTGCCGCCGCTGGCCTTCCTGCTGCTGTTCGTCGGCGGCGTCGGCTGGGGCCGCCGGCTGCGCCGGGACCGCCCGGCGGTGTATGCGGCGATCGGCGGCGGACTGCCGCCCGAGGGCGCGCCGGCCGCCGCCGGGGCGGACTCCGATCACCGAGGGTGA
- a CDS encoding immune inhibitor A domain-containing protein, which produces MTPLLTSPAEAQQPASGPAAGGHAGALPAADTGRGGPAGTPSARTGGLGGTPPADTTTAGGRAARLPDPDGRKLRRTRLSLAGKALPAARYRPQPSARRAPAATPPVGTVRSWVGLDDTEGDLYRKDYTLRAVGKHIEVWVAQDIAFPADDCRKNAVEVTDAQVAALASEFDNTIYPKETAAFSTPPDRSGADAAMEGDFTGDGDKTVTLVDNVRDDNFYHFPQRPTYIAGFFSAQLNELFDRNVMTIDAYDWTHRLGAEPKNEPTDDLCTSRPARPRMYEGTFAHEWQHLLEYYADPDEVEWLNEGLSDYAQTLVGYVDTRLSVHHRGYDSHIACYQGFGNVKTLYNANPRECGGAQNSLNLWAEGEPNEVLADYGITYQLMIYLRDRFGAAVLSTLHRDKKRHSLESLQAALPSGVRLTDVLHDFQVMTLVDKEVGAPGGTITGVARDRVTAAGLRSTVNLDNKASYDKPGAAPNGADFIRLPRGKLTTVTFSGARTLPPTPLAWKIDARMLFSGNTASTDETAARQVEVPADDPVLRFTTSYGLEKEFDYGYVTISADGGKTYQMVGGDSTVKGPLGPGLTGLAAGVKVAYDLTAYAGKKVLLGFRYVTDAAVNQGGWHIGAITIGRNRVPSSTLAGWRSPTQWHPVPVRSWHVSLVGLGPRRAAVVPIDRVAALAEFPKVVAIVAQDDPSGAVTQYAPYTLTVNGVVQPGGGGPVTGGTS; this is translated from the coding sequence ATGACCCCGCTCCTCACCAGCCCGGCCGAGGCACAGCAGCCGGCGTCCGGCCCCGCCGCGGGCGGGCACGCCGGCGCGCTGCCGGCAGCCGACACCGGCCGCGGCGGACCTGCCGGGACGCCGTCGGCCCGAACCGGCGGGCTCGGCGGAACGCCGCCGGCGGACACCACCACGGCCGGCGGGCGGGCCGCGAGGCTGCCGGACCCCGACGGCCGCAAGCTGCGGCGTACCCGGCTGAGCCTGGCCGGGAAGGCCCTGCCGGCGGCGCGATACCGGCCGCAACCCAGCGCCCGCCGCGCGCCCGCGGCGACCCCGCCGGTCGGCACGGTGCGCAGCTGGGTCGGGCTGGACGACACCGAGGGCGACCTCTACCGCAAGGACTACACGCTGCGCGCGGTCGGCAAGCACATCGAGGTGTGGGTCGCCCAGGACATCGCGTTCCCGGCCGACGACTGCCGCAAGAACGCCGTCGAGGTGACCGACGCGCAGGTGGCGGCCCTGGCGAGCGAGTTCGACAACACCATCTACCCGAAGGAGACCGCCGCGTTCAGCACGCCGCCGGACCGTTCGGGCGCCGACGCGGCGATGGAGGGCGACTTCACCGGCGACGGCGACAAGACGGTCACCCTGGTCGACAACGTGCGCGACGACAACTTCTACCACTTCCCGCAACGCCCGACGTACATCGCGGGGTTCTTCTCCGCGCAGCTCAACGAGCTGTTCGACCGCAACGTGATGACCATCGACGCCTACGACTGGACGCACCGGCTGGGCGCCGAGCCGAAGAACGAGCCGACCGACGACCTGTGCACCAGCCGCCCGGCCCGCCCCCGCATGTACGAGGGCACCTTCGCCCACGAGTGGCAGCACCTGCTGGAGTACTACGCCGACCCGGACGAGGTCGAATGGCTCAACGAGGGCCTGTCCGACTACGCGCAGACGCTGGTCGGTTACGTCGACACCCGGTTGAGCGTCCACCACCGTGGCTACGACAGCCACATCGCGTGCTACCAGGGGTTCGGCAACGTCAAGACGCTCTACAACGCCAACCCGCGCGAATGCGGCGGCGCGCAGAACTCGCTGAACCTGTGGGCCGAGGGCGAACCGAACGAGGTGCTCGCCGACTACGGCATCACCTATCAGCTGATGATCTACCTGCGCGACCGGTTCGGCGCCGCGGTGCTCTCCACACTGCATCGCGACAAGAAACGCCACTCACTGGAGTCGCTGCAGGCGGCGCTGCCCAGCGGCGTCAGACTCACCGACGTGCTGCACGACTTCCAGGTGATGACGCTGGTGGACAAGGAGGTCGGCGCGCCCGGCGGCACGATCACCGGCGTGGCCCGCGACCGGGTGACCGCGGCCGGGCTGCGCTCCACGGTCAACCTGGACAACAAGGCGTCGTACGACAAACCCGGCGCGGCGCCCAACGGGGCCGACTTCATCCGGCTGCCGCGCGGCAAGCTCACCACGGTCACCTTCAGCGGGGCCCGCACGCTGCCGCCCACCCCGCTGGCCTGGAAAATCGACGCGCGGATGCTGTTCTCCGGCAACACCGCCAGCACCGACGAGACCGCGGCACGACAGGTCGAGGTGCCGGCCGACGACCCGGTGCTGCGCTTCACCACCAGCTACGGCCTGGAGAAGGAGTTCGACTACGGCTACGTGACGATCTCCGCCGACGGCGGCAAGACGTACCAGATGGTGGGCGGCGACAGCACGGTCAAAGGGCCGCTCGGCCCGGGCCTGACCGGCCTGGCCGCCGGCGTCAAAGTCGCTTACGACCTCACCGCGTACGCCGGGAAGAAGGTGCTGCTGGGCTTCCGGTACGTCACCGACGCCGCGGTCAACCAGGGCGGCTGGCACATCGGCGCGATCACGATCGGGCGCAACCGGGTGCCGAGCAGCACGCTGGCCGGCTGGAGGTCGCCGACCCAGTGGCATCCGGTCCCGGTGCGGTCCTGGCACGTGTCGCTGGTCGGGCTGGGGCCGCGGCGCGCCGCGGTGGTACCGATCGACCGGGTGGCGGCGCTGGCCGAGTTCCCCAAGGTGGTGGCGATCGTGGCGCAGGACGATCCGAGCGGTGCGGTCACGCAGTATGCGCCGTACACGCTGACGGTGAACGGGGTGGTGCAGCCCGGGGGCGGGGGCCCGGTGACGGGCGGGACCTCGTAG
- a CDS encoding dipeptidase gives MWIFDGHNDLAMRLREAHGSDVAALDRARPELHTDLPRLRAGRVGAQFWSVYVPSALPEPEAVTHTMEQIDLVYRLLAAYPGELAAAYTADDVERIVAQGRIASLIGIEGGHCLARSPGVLRSFARLGVRYVTLTHNHHTAWADSAAQDPLVGGLTAEGRALVRQMQRLGVLVDLSHVAAETMHAALDEATAPVIFSHSGARAVTDHPRNVPDDVLQRLPGNGGVVQLTFVAPFVSAAVLRWQRAADAEWERLGLPPIEDDWPRGPRAGEGDPPRARVVDQRAQPAFRAWLAANPRPEATVSDVADHVEHARAVAGVDHVGLGGDFDGTPDVPVGLADVAGYPNLLAELRARGWPDGDLRKLAHGNVLRALRDAQRHATEPLWPRSAHAR, from the coding sequence ATGTGGATCTTCGATGGGCACAATGACCTGGCGATGCGCCTGCGCGAGGCGCACGGTTCGGACGTCGCGGCGCTCGACCGGGCACGTCCGGAGCTGCACACCGATCTGCCGCGGCTGCGCGCCGGCCGGGTGGGCGCGCAGTTCTGGTCCGTCTACGTGCCGTCCGCGCTGCCCGAGCCGGAGGCGGTCACGCACACCATGGAGCAGATCGACCTGGTGTACCGGCTGCTCGCGGCGTATCCCGGGGAGCTGGCCGCGGCGTACACCGCCGACGACGTGGAACGGATCGTCGCTCAGGGGCGGATCGCCTCGCTGATCGGCATCGAGGGCGGGCACTGCCTGGCGCGGTCACCCGGCGTGCTGCGGTCCTTCGCCCGGCTCGGCGTGCGCTACGTGACGCTCACCCACAACCACCACACGGCGTGGGCCGACTCCGCGGCGCAGGATCCGCTGGTGGGCGGCCTGACGGCCGAGGGGCGTGCGCTGGTACGGCAGATGCAGCGCCTGGGCGTGCTCGTCGACCTGTCGCACGTCGCGGCGGAGACCATGCACGCCGCGCTGGACGAGGCCACCGCACCGGTGATCTTCAGCCATTCCGGGGCCCGGGCGGTCACCGACCATCCCCGCAACGTGCCCGACGACGTGCTGCAGCGGCTGCCCGGCAACGGCGGGGTGGTGCAACTGACGTTCGTCGCGCCGTTCGTCTCGGCGGCCGTGCTGCGGTGGCAGCGGGCGGCGGACGCCGAGTGGGAGCGCCTGGGCCTGCCGCCGATCGAGGACGACTGGCCGCGCGGCCCCCGGGCCGGGGAGGGTGACCCGCCGCGGGCCCGGGTCGTCGACCAGCGGGCGCAGCCGGCGTTCCGGGCCTGGCTGGCGGCCAATCCGCGGCCGGAGGCGACCGTCTCGGACGTGGCCGACCACGTCGAGCACGCCCGCGCGGTGGCCGGTGTCGATCACGTGGGGCTGGGCGGCGATTTCGACGGCACGCCGGACGTCCCGGTGGGCCTGGCCGACGTCGCGGGCTACCCGAACCTGCTCGCCGAGTTGCGGGCGCGCGGCTGGCCGGACGGCGATCTGCGGAAACTGGCGCACGGCAACGTGCTGCGGGCGCTGCGCGACGCGCAGCGGCATGCCACCGAGCCGCTCTGGCCCCGGAGTGCTCACGCTCGGTGA
- a CDS encoding cyclase family protein gives MLDRFGLAGVGLDGVRLDGVELDGWALNGWGLNDLGLDRLRLVSLSHVNDPARISVYPGDPPFELETVATLSAQGFYLRAVRGGEHTGTHWGAPGHFTAGGLLADELEPADLFRPAVKVDVRAACAADPDYAVTVADLQAWERRHGRIPDESVVIIWTGWEERFGGDGFDRHPGFAPEAVRWLVATGRLGERGGTGTDAFSPDVSTDSEFTVSRLVYQRRRISLEVLAHLTDLPATGAWVLCGGQINRAGSGSTALIYGVLPPADRAEAGCEIAG, from the coding sequence ATGCTGGATCGGTTCGGACTGGCCGGCGTAGGACTGGACGGCGTACGACTGGACGGCGTGGAACTGGACGGATGGGCACTGAACGGATGGGGACTGAACGATTTGGGACTGGATCGGTTGAGACTGGTGAGCCTCTCGCACGTCAACGACCCGGCGCGGATCAGCGTTTATCCCGGTGACCCGCCATTCGAGTTGGAGACCGTGGCGACCCTGTCGGCGCAGGGCTTCTACCTGCGCGCGGTGCGCGGCGGCGAGCACACCGGCACGCACTGGGGCGCCCCGGGGCACTTCACCGCGGGTGGGCTGCTCGCCGACGAGCTGGAACCGGCCGACCTGTTCCGTCCGGCGGTCAAGGTCGATGTGCGAGCGGCATGCGCCGCCGACCCGGACTATGCGGTCACCGTCGCTGACCTGCAGGCCTGGGAGCGGCGGCACGGCCGGATCCCGGACGAGTCTGTGGTGATCATCTGGACCGGATGGGAGGAGCGGTTCGGCGGTGACGGGTTCGACCGGCACCCCGGCTTCGCGCCGGAGGCCGTGCGCTGGCTGGTGGCGACCGGGCGGCTGGGGGAGCGCGGCGGCACCGGCACCGACGCGTTCAGCCCTGATGTCAGCACCGACTCCGAGTTCACCGTCTCCCGGCTGGTCTACCAGCGCCGCCGGATCAGCCTGGAGGTGCTGGCGCATCTGACGGATCTGCCGGCCACCGGCGCGTGGGTCCTGTGTGGCGGGCAGATCAACCGGGCCGGCTCAGGCTCGACGGCCCTCATCTATGGAGTGCTGCCACCCGCGGATCGAGCTGAGGCGGGGTGTGAGATAGCCGGTTGA
- a CDS encoding SWIM zinc finger family protein, whose protein sequence is MVTAAYSYLGSSALDGGLTLQTSGGPAAHPRFFTGFLTVPGAAATGLLAVAEVARTRYFRPLPPASLDPVVTAGGDRLRFESFSGCCGVHARLDVLPAGLDGDIVGHGTTNVDVDLPLRRALSRVGAGEAMHLAVGPDELAVTTFDGRLVERRVPLPTRWLRGFAEAQVLTARFDARAELGVTEARALFHRLPADRSVLWAVAAGRSLRLTSRPVPGAVCLPGAGRLAALKPFLRYATGLRVYGPAVTAGSAPVASAWELSMPQQRLSLTLSPEPYRGFPGEGTVLESLTSDEVADDADLVSALLTGDPAIDVDTLATASGLDAARVRDALTQLGTAGRVGYDLAEAGYFHRALPYTADAAERMSPRLTGARALISAGAVSVGAEVSRVVSGGQTYHVRDAAQSCTCPWWARHRGGRGPCKHLLAVRMARSGKTATTIADTEAAA, encoded by the coding sequence ATGGTTACCGCGGCTTATTCGTACCTCGGATCGTCGGCTCTGGACGGCGGCCTGACCCTGCAGACCTCCGGCGGCCCGGCGGCGCACCCCCGATTCTTCACCGGGTTCCTGACCGTGCCCGGCGCTGCGGCGACCGGTCTGCTCGCCGTGGCCGAGGTGGCCCGCACCCGGTACTTCCGGCCGCTGCCGCCGGCCAGCCTCGACCCCGTGGTGACCGCCGGCGGCGACCGGCTGCGCTTCGAGTCGTTCTCCGGCTGCTGCGGTGTCCACGCGCGACTGGACGTGCTGCCCGCCGGGCTGGACGGCGACATCGTCGGCCACGGCACCACCAACGTGGACGTCGACCTGCCGCTGCGGCGGGCGCTCAGCCGGGTCGGCGCCGGCGAGGCGATGCACCTCGCGGTCGGCCCGGACGAGCTGGCCGTGACCACGTTCGACGGTCGCCTGGTGGAACGCAGGGTGCCGCTGCCGACCCGGTGGCTGCGCGGCTTCGCCGAGGCGCAGGTGCTGACCGCGCGGTTCGACGCGCGCGCCGAGCTCGGCGTCACCGAGGCCCGCGCCCTGTTCCACCGCCTGCCGGCCGACCGGTCGGTGCTCTGGGCGGTCGCGGCCGGGCGGTCGCTGCGCCTGACGTCGCGGCCGGTTCCGGGCGCGGTGTGCCTGCCGGGCGCCGGCCGCCTGGCCGCCCTGAAACCCTTCCTGCGGTACGCGACCGGCCTGCGCGTGTACGGCCCGGCCGTCACCGCCGGCAGCGCCCCGGTGGCCAGCGCCTGGGAGCTGAGCATGCCGCAGCAGCGGCTGTCGCTGACGCTGTCCCCGGAGCCGTACCGCGGGTTCCCCGGCGAGGGCACGGTCCTCGAGTCGCTGACCTCCGACGAGGTGGCCGACGACGCCGACCTGGTCAGCGCGCTGCTGACCGGGGATCCGGCGATCGACGTGGACACGCTGGCCACCGCATCCGGACTGGACGCCGCCCGGGTCCGCGACGCGCTGACCCAGCTGGGCACGGCCGGGCGGGTGGGCTACGACCTGGCCGAGGCGGGCTACTTCCACCGCGCCCTGCCGTACACCGCGGACGCCGCCGAGCGGATGAGCCCGCGGCTGACCGGTGCGCGGGCGCTGATCAGCGCGGGCGCGGTGAGCGTCGGCGCGGAGGTGTCCCGGGTGGTCAGCGGCGGGCAGACGTACCACGTACGCGACGCGGCGCAGTCCTGCACCTGCCCGTGGTGGGCGCGGCACCGCGGCGGCCGCGGCCCGTGCAAGCACCTCCTCGCGGTGCGGATGGCCCGTTCCGGAAAGACCGCCACGACGATCGCGGACACCGAGGCCGCGGCATGA